GGATATTGTCGACATATTTGTGGAATGACAGCAGCAAGTAAATCAATACCTTTACGATAAACTAATCGTGATAGTACAACGATAGTCACTATATATGAAATTGAAGTAAATTCATTAGGAATTTTCACCAGAGCCTcgccccccaaaaaaaacaacaacttaCATTTATCACttttattaatttgattaGCCGTCGATAATGGACGAAATACATCCGTATCCACTGGATGTGGTATCACAAATATTCGATTTGGATCAACACCTGCTCGTAGTGCTGTATTTTCTTtactaaagaaaaaaaaatgtccattaTTTATGAGGATTagataaatttgatgattgaaaccGGCACTCACCCTGTATGAGAAACACAAATAACACGATTACATACTGAAAGCATCActttcaataatttattcgTTATAATTGCACTTGAATCAGCAAAACCAAATAACGAATGATCAGTAAATACTGTTTTCAATCCTAATGTTTTTGCATGAAACATAACTTCATGTGCTAATGCAGAAAAAGCTGAATGGCCATGAACAATGTTGATTTGTTCACGTATAAGAATATAACGAACAATAGGAAAACTGGTGAATAATGTTGGCAATGTACATTGATTATAGATGACTAAAAATGGTAGATAATAAACTTTTAGGCCAGATGTCATATAACGAATACCGACACGATCATCATATGCATGCGTTATGACAATTACTTTATGTCCTTTTCGTAGAAATCGCTGTGATAATTGATAGACATGACTTTCGACACCACCGATGtttggatggaaaaaatccGATGCCATacttgataaaaataaaccaaccaaaaaaaaaaaaatttgaatttattttcaaaatgaataaaaatttatcttACCAAATTCGATACATGATGCATCATGATTAGATTGATGAGTATTATGACTTTTTGAATGGCTCCATCACGTGATTGTgtcctaattttttttttttttttctggtgtacctatttgttgaatatagtccatcaatatcaatcgatcgatcgatcgaaaATCAATAGCtgtaattttgaaataatgtTTGCCAATAGAATAGCTATTGTAACTGGTGGTGGATCAGGAATTGGACGTGCTGTATGTAAATTATTGGCAAAAGAAAATGCTTCGGTTATTGTGGCCGATCGTAATGTAAAAAGTGCACAAGAAACAATTACATCGATGAATGGCGGACAACATGTAGCTGTCGAAGTGGATGTTGCAAAATtggattcaatcaaatcaatgtttgaatCGGTGAACAAAACATATGGATCCGATGAGGTCGTAACTTTGTTAGTAAATTCAGCTGGTATCACAaaagatggatggatgatcGATATGAAACCGGAAGATTTTGATCAAGTTTTAGATGTCAGTCTCAAGGGAACATTTTATACGACACAAATTGCATGTAAAACAATGAtcgataaaaagaaaaatgatggtgGATCTATTGTAAATTTTACCAGTGTTAGTGCCAAAATCGGTAATATGGGACAAGTAAATTATGTGGCTGCTAAAGCTGGTGTCGAAGGTTTAACACGTACAGTAGCACGAGAAATGGGTAAATATAATATTCGTTGTAATGCCGTTATACCTGGTTTCATTGATACACCAATAGTTGAAACTGTACCTGAACATATTATGCAAGGAATGTTATTGTTAACACCATTAGGTCGAATGGGAAAACCAGAAGAAGTGGCCGATGcgataaaatttttacttTCAAAAGAAAGTTCATATATTACCGGTGCTATGCTTCAGATTTCTGGTGGTCTTTTTATgtgaaatttatttgttttcgatactatttttttttttttaatcatgtagtttttttccatcatacaaataataaaatgattcgaaATTCTTGACCCGAaatatataacaaaaaaaaaatgaaaaatgaaattgatgatgatcacgcATGCTCCTGCTCTCTatacccgaaaaaaaattcgatagCTAAATCCtcatcatttataaacatcaccattatcatcattattctttgTGGATAACATTCAACGAcaaattttatccatttttaaaaattctcAATGATCATGGACAAATGGtattttgtaataataaacaaaattaaatcatccaattattattgtaatgaaattcaacaaaatgataatgtttaaatgatatatatattgggaaaaaaaatcaaattcgcTAATAAAAATGGCACATTCAAATTCGATGATTATATTTGCTTCAATAttattcatattattatccGGTGATGGATTATTACGACCACTAGATAATACA
This is a stretch of genomic DNA from Dermatophagoides farinae isolate YC_2012a chromosome 2, ASM2471394v1, whole genome shotgun sequence. It encodes these proteins:
- the LOC124499311 gene encoding (3R)-3-hydroxyacyl-CoA dehydrogenase, with product MAPSRDCVLIFFFFFWCTYLLNIVHQYQSIDRSKINSCNFEIMFANRIAIVTGGGSGIGRAVCKLLAKENASVIVADRNVKSAQETITSMNGGQHVAVEVDVAKLDSIKSMFESVNKTYGSDEVVTLLVNSAGITKDGWMIDMKPEDFDQVLDVSLKGTFYTTQIACKTMIDKKKNDGGSIVNFTSVSAKIGNMGQVNYVAAKAGVEGLTRTVAREMGKYNIRCNAVIPGFIDTPIVETVPEHIMQGMLLLTPLGRMGKPEEVADAIKFLLSKESSYITGAMLQISGGLFM